In Rhinatrema bivittatum chromosome 17, aRhiBiv1.1, whole genome shotgun sequence, one genomic interval encodes:
- the LMO2 gene encoding rhombotin-2 isoform X1, producing the protein MSSAIERKSLDPSEEPVDEVLQMSPSLLTCGGCQQNIGDRYFLKAIDQYWHEDCLSCDLCGCRLGEVGRRLYYKLGRKLCRRDYLRLFGQDGLCASCDKRIRAYEMTMRVKDKVYHLECFKCAACQKHFCVGDRYLLINSDIVCEQDIYEWTKINGVI; encoded by the exons ATGTCCTCGGCCATCGAGAGGAAGAGCCTGGACCCCTCCGA ggAACCCGTGGATGAGGTGCTTCAGATGTCTCCTTCCTTGCTGACCTGTGGAGGCTGCCAGCAGAACATCGGGGACCGGTATTTCCTGAAGGCCATCGATCAGTACTGGCACGAGGACTGTCTGAGTTGTGACCTGTGTGGCTGCAGGCTGGGGGAAGTGGGACGACGGCTGTACTATAAGCTGGGCCGGAAGCTGTGCAGGAGGGACTATCTCAG GCTCTTCGGTCAGGACGGGCTGTGCGCGTCCTGTGACAAGCGGATCCGGGCGTACGAGATGACCATGCGCGTGAAGGACAAGGTCTACCACCTGGAGTGCTTCAAGTGTGCGGCCTGCCAGAAGCACTTCTGCGTGGGCGACAGGTACCTCCTCATCAACTCGGACATTGTGTGTGAGCAGGACATCTACGAATGGACTAAGATCAATGGCGTGATATAA
- the LMO2 gene encoding rhombotin-2 isoform X2, producing the protein MEPVDEVLQMSPSLLTCGGCQQNIGDRYFLKAIDQYWHEDCLSCDLCGCRLGEVGRRLYYKLGRKLCRRDYLRLFGQDGLCASCDKRIRAYEMTMRVKDKVYHLECFKCAACQKHFCVGDRYLLINSDIVCEQDIYEWTKINGVI; encoded by the exons ggAACCCGTGGATGAGGTGCTTCAGATGTCTCCTTCCTTGCTGACCTGTGGAGGCTGCCAGCAGAACATCGGGGACCGGTATTTCCTGAAGGCCATCGATCAGTACTGGCACGAGGACTGTCTGAGTTGTGACCTGTGTGGCTGCAGGCTGGGGGAAGTGGGACGACGGCTGTACTATAAGCTGGGCCGGAAGCTGTGCAGGAGGGACTATCTCAG GCTCTTCGGTCAGGACGGGCTGTGCGCGTCCTGTGACAAGCGGATCCGGGCGTACGAGATGACCATGCGCGTGAAGGACAAGGTCTACCACCTGGAGTGCTTCAAGTGTGCGGCCTGCCAGAAGCACTTCTGCGTGGGCGACAGGTACCTCCTCATCAACTCGGACATTGTGTGTGAGCAGGACATCTACGAATGGACTAAGATCAATGGCGTGATATAA